One Alicyclobacillus acidoterrestris DNA window includes the following coding sequences:
- the rbsD gene encoding D-ribose pyranase, with translation MKKQGVLNSELSKIIAELGHGQSLVISDYGLPVPKGVRMVDLAIRENLPSFIDVLTVILSELAVEKAVVADELRQSGHEIYDTIVEKVGHAVELVSHEELKKITESVSVIVRTGEWTPYANIVLYAGVVF, from the coding sequence ATGAAGAAACAGGGCGTCTTGAACAGTGAGTTGTCAAAGATCATTGCCGAGCTTGGACATGGGCAATCCTTGGTCATCTCGGACTACGGGCTGCCTGTACCGAAAGGGGTTCGCATGGTCGATTTGGCCATCCGCGAAAACCTCCCGTCCTTTATAGATGTACTCACCGTTATTTTGAGTGAGTTAGCAGTGGAGAAGGCCGTGGTCGCAGATGAGCTAAGACAGTCAGGCCATGAAATCTACGACACCATTGTTGAAAAGGTTGGACATGCAGTAGAGCTGGTGTCCCACGAAGAGCTGAAAAAAATTACCGAAAGTGTAAGCGTTATCGTGCGAACCGGTGAATGGACGCCTTACGCAAACATCGTTTTATACGCGGGAGTCGTATTCTAA
- a CDS encoding LacI family DNA-binding transcriptional regulator: MSTTIKEVAKLAGVSVSTVSRVINNSGYVGEKTRKKIVDAMSELNFEPSSIARGLVSGKTSTIGLLLPDVANPFFAEVARGTEEAAIESGFTVILCNSNWDLEREKMYLNVLKGRGVEGVIIIGNRSPERDLIRTLSPVPCVFVDRKVTSDESYIYVDHEKGARIATEKLISIGCKRIAHVTGPRKSTSARARLSGYLKTMKKHGLETTVLQGNFRFSGGYEAAKKAFTSDCPPDGIFAGNDMMAIGVIQAANELGIRVPDDVSIVGYDDIDMAKCTSPSLTTVRQPANEMGRAAFSLFKNRVSEMKIEFDAKLVERKSTK; this comes from the coding sequence ATGTCGACCACGATTAAAGAAGTCGCGAAACTCGCGGGTGTCTCGGTTTCTACAGTGTCCCGAGTCATCAACAACAGCGGCTATGTGGGGGAAAAAACGCGGAAGAAAATTGTCGATGCCATGAGTGAATTGAACTTCGAACCGAGTTCGATTGCGCGTGGCTTAGTCAGCGGGAAGACGTCGACCATCGGCTTGCTGCTTCCGGATGTAGCCAATCCATTTTTCGCTGAGGTGGCACGCGGCACGGAGGAAGCGGCCATTGAGAGCGGATTTACAGTGATTTTGTGCAATTCGAACTGGGATCTCGAGCGTGAAAAAATGTATCTCAACGTGCTCAAAGGAAGGGGCGTGGAGGGTGTCATTATCATTGGCAACCGGAGTCCAGAGCGCGATTTGATTCGCACGCTTTCGCCAGTACCGTGTGTGTTTGTCGATCGCAAGGTGACAAGCGATGAAAGTTATATCTATGTCGATCACGAAAAGGGCGCCAGAATCGCCACAGAGAAACTGATTTCGATTGGCTGCAAACGCATCGCGCACGTGACCGGACCGAGAAAATCCACCTCCGCTAGAGCGCGCTTGAGTGGCTATTTAAAAACGATGAAGAAGCATGGCTTGGAGACCACTGTACTGCAGGGGAACTTCCGGTTTTCTGGCGGTTATGAGGCTGCCAAGAAGGCCTTTACAAGCGATTGTCCGCCGGATGGCATCTTCGCCGGAAACGACATGATGGCCATTGGCGTGATCCAGGCCGCGAATGAGCTTGGTATTAGAGTACCCGACGACGTGTCGATAGTGGGTTATGACGATATTGACATGGCAAAATGCACCTCGCCTTCGTTGACGACGGTTCGCCAACCGGCAAACGAAATGGGACGTGCTGCGTTTTCGCTGTTTAAGAACCGCGTATCGGAAATGAAAATAGAATTTGATGCCAAGTTAGTTGAGAGAAAATCGACCAAATAG
- the rbsK gene encoding ribokinase: MNIVVVGSMNMDVVNRVSHHPLPGETIKGKGTSYIPGGKGANQAVAAARAGASVQMVGAVGTDGFGKELIASIARDGIDTSKILEKEGTSGLAFITVNDEGENNIILSEGANGKVTPDDVRTALGNANFDALLVQNEILLESSYEAIRVAHEKSAKVFYNPAPAHAVPKDILQLVDILVVNETEASVVLGKPLSTHTDYADAAKQLVTLGAKAVILTLGSSGSLYADNALTVHVPAFRVQAVDTTAAGDTFIGAFASVFSGENPMESLRFASAASAIAVTRSGAQTSIPEHGEIVEFLQSSVETLPHFERWESSHVDHD; encoded by the coding sequence TTGAACATCGTTGTGGTTGGCAGTATGAATATGGATGTTGTGAACCGCGTGAGTCACCATCCGCTCCCAGGTGAGACGATTAAGGGAAAAGGGACGAGTTATATTCCTGGCGGAAAAGGCGCGAACCAGGCAGTCGCCGCAGCACGGGCGGGCGCCTCAGTTCAAATGGTAGGTGCTGTTGGTACAGATGGGTTTGGAAAAGAACTTATCGCGTCAATTGCGCGCGATGGAATTGATACCTCGAAGATCCTTGAGAAGGAAGGCACGTCGGGATTGGCATTCATCACGGTGAATGACGAGGGAGAGAACAATATCATTTTGTCGGAAGGCGCGAATGGTAAGGTAACGCCTGACGATGTCCGAACTGCGCTGGGGAATGCGAACTTTGACGCCCTGTTGGTTCAAAATGAAATTTTGCTTGAGTCCAGCTATGAAGCTATTCGGGTTGCTCACGAGAAGTCTGCAAAGGTGTTCTACAATCCGGCACCAGCGCATGCCGTTCCGAAGGATATTCTCCAGTTGGTTGACATTCTCGTGGTCAATGAGACCGAAGCGAGCGTGGTGTTGGGGAAACCGCTGAGTACACATACGGATTATGCGGACGCCGCCAAGCAATTGGTAACGCTTGGAGCGAAGGCTGTCATTTTGACACTCGGTTCAAGTGGCTCTTTGTATGCAGATAACGCATTGACGGTTCATGTACCGGCGTTTCGGGTACAAGCAGTCGATACGACAGCTGCTGGCGATACGTTTATTGGCGCTTTTGCGAGCGTTTTTTCTGGTGAGAATCCCATGGAGTCCCTGCGGTTCGCTTCTGCTGCTTCTGCAATTGCCGTAACCCGATCCGGCGCGCAGACATCTATTCCAGAACACGGCGAGATTGTAGAGTTTTTGCAGTCATCTGTGGAAACGTTACCTCATTTTGAAAGATGGGAATCCAGTCATGTCGACCACGATTAA
- a CDS encoding 5'-deoxyadenosine deaminase has protein sequence MLKTLIQNAEIITMNKSDDIVYGDILVEDDRITAIGTLGDIPVDKIIDARRKTVLPGFVQTHIHLCQTLFRGRADDLELLDWLKLRIWPLEAAHDSDSIYYSAMLGIGELIQSGTTTIVDMETVHHTDHAFQAIEQSGIRAVSGKVMMDYGDDVPSGLLENTSDSLDESVQLLEKWHNRANGRIQYAFCPRFVVSCTEDLLVQVRDLSNQYHVHVHTHASENRGEIALVEAQRGMRNVVYLNHLGLANERLILAHCIWLDDEEKEIIRTRGVKVTHCPGSNLKLASGIAEIPQLLDAHCHVGLGADGAPCNNNLDMFQEMRLCALIQKPIYGPTAMNARTVLRMATMGGAEIIGQEDTIGSIEVGKKADIIMLDLNDFHVYPSFDVDPISRVVYSATRSDVVMTMVDGKVLMEDRRLHTVDKDIVLREANDAIARLQKRVNV, from the coding sequence TTGCTGAAGACGCTCATACAAAACGCCGAAATTATCACCATGAACAAGTCAGATGACATTGTTTACGGGGATATTTTGGTTGAGGACGACCGGATTACGGCGATTGGCACGCTGGGTGACATACCGGTCGATAAAATCATTGATGCACGCCGCAAGACTGTTTTACCGGGATTTGTACAGACACATATCCACTTATGCCAGACGCTGTTTCGCGGTCGAGCAGACGATTTGGAGTTGTTGGACTGGCTCAAGTTGCGCATTTGGCCGCTGGAGGCCGCACACGACAGCGATTCCATTTACTACTCTGCCATGCTTGGTATCGGCGAGTTGATTCAAAGTGGAACCACGACCATCGTCGACATGGAGACCGTACATCATACGGATCACGCCTTTCAAGCTATCGAGCAGTCGGGAATTCGCGCCGTATCCGGCAAAGTGATGATGGACTACGGCGACGATGTCCCGAGCGGTTTGTTGGAAAACACAAGTGACTCTTTGGACGAGAGCGTTCAGCTCCTTGAGAAATGGCACAATCGCGCGAATGGCCGTATTCAGTACGCATTTTGTCCTCGTTTCGTGGTGTCCTGCACGGAGGATTTACTCGTTCAAGTGCGCGATCTTTCGAATCAGTATCACGTCCACGTCCACACGCATGCTTCTGAGAACCGCGGTGAAATCGCATTGGTCGAAGCGCAACGAGGGATGCGGAATGTCGTCTACCTCAATCATCTAGGGCTTGCCAATGAGCGCTTAATTTTAGCGCATTGTATTTGGCTCGACGATGAGGAGAAGGAGATCATCCGAACGCGAGGGGTGAAAGTGACGCATTGCCCCGGATCGAATTTAAAGCTCGCCTCCGGTATTGCCGAAATTCCGCAGTTGTTGGACGCGCACTGCCACGTGGGCCTCGGTGCCGACGGTGCCCCTTGTAACAACAATTTGGATATGTTTCAAGAGATGCGCTTATGTGCCCTCATTCAAAAACCAATCTACGGTCCCACCGCGATGAATGCGCGGACGGTCCTGCGCATGGCGACGATGGGGGGTGCCGAAATCATCGGACAGGAGGACACCATTGGCAGCATTGAGGTGGGCAAAAAGGCGGATATCATCATGCTAGATCTGAATGATTTTCACGTGTATCCGTCGTTCGATGTCGATCCGATTTCTCGCGTGGTGTATTCCGCTACGCGCTCAGATGTCGTGATGACGATGGTGGACGGCAAGGTGTTGATGGAGGACAGGCGCTTACACACCGTCGATAAGGACATTGTGTTGCGAGAAGCGAATGACGCCATTGCGCGCCTGCAGAAGCGCGTTAACGTTTAA
- a CDS encoding M20/M25/M40 family metallo-hydrolase, with protein sequence MSTNQQVSSSSLSKNDLSQTITDRFDVLLSQSSIQQALSFIEADSENTLQEQIAITAIPAPSFQEDERGRDYKRRLEELGLVDVTIDEEGNVFGRRPGVGDGPVLFVSSHLDTVFPAGTDTVARERDGRYYAPGISDNGRGLAGVLAILRALNHAGIQTQGDLIFGATVGEEGVGDLRGAKAFFRHHADIDGFISIEPGEPSRTTYLATGSRRYRVTYQGKGGHSYGDFGIPSAIHALGRAIAMIAEVKVPADPKTTFTVGEISGGTSVNTIAATATMLVDMRSSSQEELARLEEQVLQLIEQAAVLENERWGARDIQVHVERIGDRPGGAQSADAPIVQASLAASLALGDDAILDDAASTDSNVPISLRIPAVTLGGGGISGGLHTLEEFFDPTDAHKGIQKIFLTVVGLVGVADVVDAILPKRV encoded by the coding sequence TTGTCAACAAACCAGCAAGTATCTTCATCATCGTTGAGCAAGAATGATTTGTCGCAGACCATCACAGACCGCTTTGACGTATTGTTGTCGCAATCATCCATTCAGCAGGCGCTGTCGTTTATTGAAGCTGATAGCGAGAATACGCTACAGGAGCAAATTGCTATCACAGCTATTCCGGCGCCTTCCTTTCAGGAGGATGAACGCGGGCGGGACTACAAGCGCAGACTGGAAGAACTCGGGCTTGTCGACGTGACGATAGACGAGGAGGGGAACGTGTTCGGCCGACGACCAGGTGTCGGTGATGGACCGGTACTCTTTGTTTCATCCCACTTGGATACGGTGTTTCCAGCGGGTACTGATACGGTTGCGCGCGAGCGGGACGGCAGGTATTATGCGCCAGGGATTTCCGACAACGGTCGCGGATTAGCTGGGGTGTTGGCGATTTTACGAGCACTGAACCACGCAGGGATTCAGACACAAGGTGATTTGATTTTCGGCGCGACGGTCGGGGAAGAGGGCGTCGGCGATCTGCGCGGGGCAAAGGCATTCTTCCGCCACCATGCGGACATTGACGGCTTTATTTCGATTGAGCCGGGTGAACCGTCGCGTACCACTTATTTGGCGACGGGCAGTCGACGGTACCGTGTGACATATCAAGGCAAGGGCGGCCATAGCTATGGCGATTTTGGGATACCGAGTGCCATTCACGCGCTTGGGCGCGCGATTGCGATGATTGCTGAGGTGAAGGTGCCGGCGGATCCAAAGACGACGTTCACGGTTGGCGAAATCAGTGGCGGAACATCGGTGAATACGATTGCGGCGACTGCCACGATGTTGGTGGACATGCGCTCGTCGTCACAGGAAGAGCTTGCCCGACTGGAAGAACAAGTTCTTCAGTTAATCGAGCAAGCGGCGGTATTGGAGAACGAACGCTGGGGCGCTCGTGATATCCAAGTGCACGTGGAACGCATTGGGGATAGGCCTGGCGGTGCCCAATCGGCAGATGCGCCAATTGTTCAGGCGTCGTTGGCCGCAAGTCTGGCGTTGGGTGACGATGCGATTTTGGACGACGCGGCGAGCACGGATTCGAATGTCCCTATCAGCCTAAGGATTCCTGCCGTCACGCTTGGTGGCGGCGGTATCAGCGGGGGCCTGCACACCCTAGAGGAGTTTTTCGATCCGACGGACGCGCACAAGGGCATCCAGAAGATCTTTTTGACGGTTGTGGGGCTTGTTGGGGTAGCTGACGTGGTTGATGCGATATTGCCGAAGCGCGTGTAA
- a CDS encoding 3-hydroxybutyrate dehydrogenase, whose amino-acid sequence MQKENWDFTGKTAIVTGAASGIGRAIAEGFAAAGAHVVISDIRLESAEAVANTLCQSGYKAVACAADAGDEDAIQRLLSFTVERCGGIDILVNNAGMQHVARIEDFPVAKFEQLIRLMLVGPFISTKYVFPHMKRQGHGRILNVASVNGLIGFAGKAAYNSAKHGVIGLTKVAALEGASYGITVNALCPGYVDTPLVRNQLADLAKARGVSEQNALEEVIYPLVPQKRLLTTKEIADYALFLASDMGRGITGQAVVIDGGYLAQ is encoded by the coding sequence GTGCAAAAGGAGAATTGGGACTTTACAGGAAAAACCGCCATCGTCACTGGCGCTGCCAGCGGCATCGGCCGTGCTATCGCCGAGGGCTTTGCGGCGGCAGGTGCCCACGTCGTCATTTCGGATATTCGACTAGAGTCGGCAGAGGCCGTCGCCAACACCCTCTGTCAGTCAGGATACAAGGCGGTAGCCTGTGCTGCTGACGCAGGTGACGAAGACGCAATACAGCGCCTATTGTCATTTACTGTGGAGCGGTGCGGCGGGATCGACATCCTTGTCAACAACGCTGGCATGCAACATGTCGCGCGCATAGAGGACTTTCCGGTGGCCAAGTTCGAGCAGCTGATTCGGCTGATGCTGGTGGGGCCGTTTATTTCCACGAAATATGTGTTTCCGCACATGAAGCGGCAGGGACACGGCCGCATTTTAAACGTCGCTTCCGTCAACGGTCTCATTGGCTTTGCTGGTAAAGCCGCCTATAATTCGGCGAAGCATGGCGTCATTGGCTTAACCAAAGTCGCTGCACTCGAGGGCGCATCCTACGGCATCACCGTCAATGCGCTTTGTCCCGGCTATGTTGACACGCCCTTGGTGCGTAACCAACTGGCAGATTTGGCAAAAGCGCGTGGCGTCTCTGAGCAAAACGCGCTGGAAGAAGTGATCTATCCACTCGTTCCTCAGAAGCGATTGCTGACGACCAAAGAAATTGCCGACTATGCCTTGTTTTTGGCTTCAGATATGGGGCGCGGTATTACCGGGCAAGCGGTTGTGATTGACGGAGGTTATTTGGCGCAGTAA